The DNA sequence TGGGCCAGCTGGGGGCCAGGACGTCCAACAGGGTGTAGAGGGTCACCAGGAGGAGGTAGGTGGAGACTGAGATGACCACAGGGAACAGAGGGCTCCGCAGCTCAGCCTGGTGGTACTGCAGGAAGTAGTCCCACACTGGCTGAAGGACGGACGGCTCCGGGAGCCCCAGACCCAGGGTCAGGTTAACTACATCCAGGTGAGAAATCCAGATGACAGCCACATCACTGAACAAACCGCCAGCACTCATTATGACCACAACTAGAATTGGTGGTTCTCTATAAAGTCTACTAATCACAGATGATTAATTTATAACTGGGTTGGTTGCAGCAGAGTCCACAAGAATAGCATAGATCCTTACAGCTCTAACGTAATGTTTGTTTTTCTGCAAAAAGCAAATCATCTGATGCCGTCGTGCCAACTTGGGTTGGCGGTCGATCTTAGCCTCTTATGTACATCGAGGcgccacctcctccttctcccctacccccccccctctGGGTTTTAAAGCAGGTGGTCTGTGAAGACCCCTCTTTCTCTGGCCAGAGGATCGCTGCCAGCACTCAGGACCTGAGTCACAGCAGCTCTTATTTCTGACCTAGATCTTAGAGAGCTGCCTCCCACCGATCAGAAGTGACTTGAATTTGACTTGGTCAAAAGAGCAGTGTGTTTTCATTACTGGCATTGAGGAGCAGCAATACACTGTTGTCAAAAAGCAAGACTTTGGTGCAGTCTGTTTAATGCAGACACTGTCGTATGAGCATAATACGTTGAAAAGACAtcttggtttggttcaaaatacaTATTGTTTGTTGAAAAGATGTCCAAAAGACGTATTTCAACCAATTTTGCTCAATGGCCGATAATCTGTCAAATTGATCACTTTGGTTAAACCTGTTGattattttattaaaaacaacatttttaaagatgtttttctcttttttaatttgtatttctccctctctttctcttattgGCTTGTTGTGAGGGCCAACAGTAAAAGCTGTCAGAAGTGACGTTGAGTTCAAAGGTTCTACTTATTCATGTTGAATTACACTTGGCAACAAAAATACAATGTTGAATTGTTGTATGGTTCAGCTTGCATCATACTGCTGAGAAGAAGGTCTGATAGTTGGAAGTGACACCACAGAGGTGGTTTCTATGGTGGAGCTCACGTAATCCCTTTCTAACTCAAACAAGGCTTTATATAAATGTTATCATATTATCTAAATTAATCTAATAATGGGCAATGAATTCTgcttacatttttatgataattGCATATAAACGCTGTTTATGTGCAATGGCACCACCAGATTTTGTGCTGTCTGGCACCACTAGAGGGCAGACAAGTACCACTGGAAGAAAGACGGCTCTACTCTGTACCGTAGATAGTTGTTTCTGAAGGGGTTTTTCACTTACATCATTGGAATCTTGATTCCAAAACATTTCATTTGTGGACACACAACCCTTTTCTGAGGGCTGCAATTGAAAATCTCCcttttttcaaatgttttcatGAATACCTGAAACTGAGTGATGTGAAGCTCCATTAATCTTTGTTTTTATATGCATTAGAAGAAGTTGAAGTGTAGAGCAGCACATTGTAGGATTTGAATGTATCTCAATGAGAACCTACGTTACTGTGTATTACTGTTGTCTGGTCCATAGCTGTTCCACATACATTTTAGGGACCAAACATGTAACAACAAGATAACCTCATGACACAACAACAAAGTAATCTAATTCTCCAATTTACAGATTTTCAGTTCAACTTTGAAGGGGACTCAGTGGTCGCTATGCAATGCGAGAGTAATTCAATTATGTTTACAGATATCATTTCATTAGGACTCTCACCCCCTCCATGGAGACATTACATGTCTCTTCTGCGTAGCATTTTTTAATTTAGCTTGGCCAACTCTGAAGGGAGCAGTTTCATCAGCCTAAACAACGGAAATACATTTTAGTTGTGGAAGAGGAGGGCGGATAAAGGGTTGAACACAGCTGAGATCCACCCTCCCTCAGGTGAGGTCTGTAGGGGCATGAAGGCTAAACAAAGAACCAGCCTGCGTTGCTGAAGCACCTGAGGCGTAGTCTCCCTACTGGCGCTATGCAGGGAGGGAGCtggaaatctggtcacaatgcggACATGGTGGACGGATAAAagacacattttaataccatgtgtagacCCCCAAGAAtttgggcacaatcagaatgtggacatgaTCAGGACAAAGACGCATGTtagtacgagagagagagagagagagagagagagagagagtgagagagagagagagagagtgagagagagagagagagagagagaaagagagagagagagagagagagagagagagaaagagagagagagagagagggagagaaatagagagagagagagagagagtgagagagagagagaaagagagagagagagagagagagagagagagaaatagagagagagagaaatagagagagagagagagagagagagagagagagagagagagaagagagagagagagagagagagaaagagagagagagagagagagagagaaatagagagagagagagagagagagagagagagagagagagagagtgagagagagagagagaaatagagagagagtgagagagagagagagagagagagagagagagaaagagagagagagagagagagagagagagagagagagagagagagagagagagagagtgagagaaatagagagagagagagtgagagaaatagagagagaaatagagagagagagaaatagagagagagaaagagagagagagaaagagagagagagaaagagagagagaaagagagagagaaagagagagagagaaagagagagagagagagagaaatagagagagagagagagaaagagagagagagagagagagagagagagagaaatagagagagagagagagagagagagagagagagtgagagagagagagagagagaaatagagagagagagagagagagagagagagagagagagaaagagagggagagaaatagagagagagagagtgagagaaatagagagagagaaagagagagagagagagagagagagagagagagagagagagagtgagagagagagagagagagagagagaaagagagagagagagagagagagagagagagagagaaatagagagagagagagagaaatagagagagagagtcacctTGTTCTCCCATATTCTTCATAAAGAACATATCCTGTACAATCCCATTCAATGCAGCTGAGACACATATTGTACATAGATCTATTTTCAGCTGGCGTGGTGCAGTATCTCTCCACTGGAGTAACACTGAGGGCCTCCTATGACTAAAGTGAACCCATAGGGGAGACCAGGGCCTATATGGGAACATGTTTTGTTTTTCACGGCGCCACCATTGGGCATTTGATTAAAAGCAGAGCAAGAAGACacagttaccatgttaccatgggTCTCTCACCTGTGGAATTAATTATTGCTATGGCGATGAAGGATGAAACGTCATGTTGCCACTGATTTTTAGATAAACAAGCCATGCTGCAACCTCTCTCAGATCACACCAGCCCAGGATTCTAACCAGGTAGGAACACCACCCCTCATACAGAGCTTTTGTTATGTCTAACCATATGTTGTTTTATGTGTCTGTAGAGTAATATCTCATATTTGTACATGTCGCCTATTGAGTGCTTTTGAATACTTGCGGCCATAGATTTAGACTTAACTCTGACCTTTATTTTAATAAACGTAGACTTTAAActgtttttaaattgtttttccttTACACTTTCCCCAGTAGGTTGTGAAAGACATTGTCCTCCTATCAGCACCATGCCAAGCCAACTCCAGAGTGCCATGGACGCACTTATAACAGTTTTCTACAAATACTCCGGGAACGACGGAGACAAATACAAGCTCAACAAGGGAGAGCTGAAACAGCTACTGAACAGTGAACTCACTGACTTTCTCATGGTAAAGAAGCTGTTTAATACTCATAATTTATCAATCTCAATATATGTTGACATGATTTTGGTATTCTCTTCACTAGACAGTGTTTATCAGTTGAAAGGCCCCTAAACACTATTTAATTGTTAataaatgtattggtcacatgctccaaatacaacaggtgtagactttccagtgaaatgcttactaacgagcccattcccaacaaAGCAGAGtttaaaaagtaagacaaatatttgctaaataaaaaggaaatagtaacacaataaaaacattaacgaggctatatacaaggagtttcagtaccaagtcaatgtgcaggggtacgaggtagttgaggtaattgaggtacagtaggtacatgtaggtaggggttaaaagtgactaggcaatcaggatatatgattaacagagtagcaacagcgtatgttatgtgaagagtgtgaaagtgtgtctatgtgtgagtgtatatgtgtggcgtttatatgcatgtgtgtgtgtttgtatgagcgtatgtggtgtgtgtgtgtgtgtctgtgagtgttggagtgtcagtgtagtatgtgtagtctagtgagtgtgcatagagccagtgcaaggaAACTGTAAAACACAGTAGCATGAATAGAAAAAAACAACTGTATAATTTATATTTGTATTCATCTGTTTTAGCTGTGTGTTGAACCTCAAATAAGAAGCTAGCTGTCTTGAATTACAAACCTTCTTGTGACATTTAGATTAAATCATAACAGCATTCATTTCATGATGAACATTAGGGATATTTATGCTGTATTTATGGATATGTTGGGGGGCTTTTTGATGCTACTTGACTACCCATTGAGACTTGAAAGATGAATTAGACAACCAAATACATATTGAATTTATCAGATTCACTCATGTCAGGATTGTACAAATCCATGTGGTCTGTTGTGTTCATTTGTTCCAATGATAGACCTACTACACAACATTTACATGATTCTCTAGAGACGTGGCAatgttgtttttctgttcttCAATATGCCTCAGTGGCTAAAAAGCATACAATTacactcttacaaaaaaggtttccaaaagggttcattagctgtccccataggagaaccctttttggttccaggtagaatcctctatagaaagggttttacatggaacccaaaagggttgtacctggaaccaaaagggttctacctgcaaccaagtGCATTATTCAACGTGTTCTCTTATAGGGACAGACAAATAACCCTTTAAGGTTAgctcctttttttctaagagtgtagaacaTAGTTGATAAAGAGAATGGTAGAGTTATCTAGTTATCCAAAAAGGAGGCAAGAAGGAAACATTAACGCAAAGGGACCTTATTTGACATTTCTCCTTCTACATTACGCTGGATTAGTTTAGCCGCTGTGAAGTTTTGATTTCTGGTTAAGTTGAGTATAAGTCTCTTGCTTCTGTAATTTTGTGAAAGCAGGCAAGATAGTAGTTCCTCTTCACTGCCCTGTCTGATTGTAGTAGGTTGTTGTAGATAACCTACCATGCTGCAGTGGCGTAGAGGAGTGGACaagtgttcgtgtgtgtgtgtgtgtgtgtgtgtgtgtgtgtgtgtgtgtgtgtgtgtgtgtgtgtgtgtgtgtgtgtgtgtgtgtgtgtgtgtgtgtagatcagaAGTCcctacaagaatagtaaacaaaaaatgtttgaccaactggggacattttgttagtccccaaaAGGTCAAATGCTACTTCTAGGGGATTTAGGGTTAAggtagaattagtgttagggttagatttagggttagggttaaggttaggtttggggcttaaggttagggttaaggttaaggaaaatatgattttgaaagGTTATAAATTGTGTGTACCTGCAAGATTAGTTAAACAAGACTGTGTGTATGCGAGTGTGTTTGGGGAGTAAACCTGCCTGTCTGTGTTCTAATGGATGAGCCTCATACCAtgagagatggagtgaggggtTGAAGAGACaaatctctcctccctcctttttttctctctacatcttctccctccctctgatgGAAGGAAGCCTCAGGTGCCTATGCATCATCACCAGTGACCCACATCACCTCAAAATATAAACTTGGACTACTCTCTTCTGATGTCACTAGTCTCCACCCACCGACGTGCCTCTGACAAGTATAGAGACGGTGTCCTGGTAACAGTCGAATACACATTCAGGACACgccacaaatggcaccctattccttaattAGTGCACTACTTGTCAAAGTGCCATTGACAAGTAGCGTCATTTGGGACCCATACTGTACTTTCATATCCTGGGGACAACAGTGAGCTAATTACGTGGTTTATTTCCGTAACCTATCACTCTTTTACTGATCACAGGCAGACTGTATGCTGAGACGATAGATATTACTGCTTAATTAGATCCATCGTTGTTACCTTGGGCCAAAGACTGACTTTTCACGTAAATTTCAATGAGATTTGTACATATACagtcaacctgtgtgtgtgtgtgctacataCCTCCATTAGCTCCATGTCACTACTCTGTATCACAGGCTTGCTTGGCTTGACTGACAGAAACCATCCAACGGTcaccatctcacacacacacacaagtgcacatACACACTTCTGATGGTTCTCAGCTTATGGTTCATTGATTATCGCCACCGTCACTCTGGATTCCAGTGGACATTGGCTGTGTGGTGTGGTGCCCTGCTGTGCTGTGCGGTGCCCAGTCAGTGCCTTTGGCGGTCTAATATCCGGGATGGGGCTCCAGCACCATGAATCCAATGACTCGGAGCCTGAGGCGTCTCTCCTCAGATCTCCCCCATCTCCATCTCAGATCTCTGGCTGGGAGATTGACACAGGGCCTGATTGCAGCCTGCTGTCATGAGGGGACTTGTTTATTGGCCAAGCAGCTGAATCCAGATCGGTCAATGGGCGACAAGAGACATGATTCAGGACGGTCTATTTCCTGTTGATTAGAGTAGTAGAGTGAGTCGGAGGCCTGGAGTAAGCTCAGTGGAACAGAATACATTAGAGTTACAGTATAGAATATTTGCTGCTGTTCAGTTGTTGTTTTAATTATAAGATATGCCTATATCTTTAGACTCAAAATTATGTTGATCCATAGATCTGTATAttcatttgagagtggttacattccCCTAGCCCCATCCTTCAGATTATCAAGGTTTTAAATGATTTGattggtggctcagttggtagagcatggtgtttgcaatgccagggttgagGATTCaaatcccacgggggaccagtatggaaaataaattgtatgaaatgtatgcaattcactaccgtaagtcgctctggataagagcgtctgctaaatgactaaaatgtaaatgtggttAGATCTTTGATTGATTAATTGTTGTTTCTTTTCATTTCCAGTCTCAGAAAGACCCCATGCTGGTGGAGAAGATCATGAATGATCTGGACTCCAACAAAGACAACGAGGTGGACTTCAATGAGTTTGTGGTTCTGGTGGCGGCCCTGACCGTAGCCTGCAACGACTTCTTCCAGGAGAAGCAGAAGAAGAAAGCCAACTAACAGTTCAATCCGAAATGGCTTCCCCTTGCTTATTTAGTGCACTTCTATTGGCCAAAGCGTCATAGGGCTATGCCAggtctacatagggctctggtcaaaagtagtgcactgcatagggaatagggagccatttcagATTGGCCCGTGGATAGAAATAGAATTAGAAACCAACAGAGGTAGAAAGTAACGAATTACAACCACACCCATCATGCTGAACATTGAATATTTACTGTGATCACTTCTCAATTCTCCATGGTCTCAGTGCTACTAAAACCACTACACTATATGTTTGTCAACAGCAGAAGGAGATTAGACTAAAGTCGAAATCATAAATTAACTTACTTTTGCTAGAGATAGGATACTTCTGTCACTCCGACGCGTCAAAACAGATGATTTCAAACATGGTGTCACACTACCCTGAGTGCCAGACTGTTTCAGCTCTCAACAACACTTCTGGCCAGAGAACATAACCACAAAGATCTGGctagagcagaaacagactggtacccaagCTATCGTCACATAGCCTGAGGTGATATCAGAATAAGTGTCTGCTTGGTTAGTTCAACGATTGATTTATTCTGTCATTCATCCACCTTTTCATTGATTTTTGCAATGTATTGTAACTATCAATGTGTCACATCTTGCAAAGAGGGAGGGGGGTTATTTCCTGTAAATCAGAGACATACTTGAGAATGTTCCTTCCATTCTAAAATGTGCTTGTTTCATGAAACCCTTTCTGTCACTTAATGAGAAATGTAAATCTAATTACAATTGCATGAGCATGTTTCTTATTCATAATTAATTTGCCATCACATGTAAATGATTGACAGCATTGACAGCCTATAATCATATGAAAATGATTAGCTTgacaatatttgttttatattgTGACAGTAACACAGCATAATAAAGTCCTAATCCCCAAGaccttgagtgtgtgtgttttagactcAGTGTgttgtgcgtgtgagt is a window from the Salmo trutta chromosome 23, fSalTru1.1, whole genome shotgun sequence genome containing:
- the LOC115159727 gene encoding protein S100-A1, which translates into the protein MPSQLQSAMDALITVFYKYSGNDGDKYKLNKGELKQLLNSELTDFLMSQKDPMLVEKIMNDLDSNKDNEVDFNEFVVLVAALTVACNDFFQEKQKKKAN